A region of the Methanofollis sp. genome:
CGGGATCGATCGCCTGAAGTGCCGACACCGGGCTGACCGAGCCTGAAAGGAGCATGGCGACCGCTCCGCCGAGCATGATCTGCCAGATGGAGATCCTGACGCCGAGGGTCTGCCTGAAGGCGATGAGGAGGAAGACGGCACCGACGATGACGAGGGTGATGTGCGTGAAAAAGGGTATTTTTCTCTCTATATCTCCCTTCCGGCAGGTTCAGGGGTTGAGGGTCCAGACCGCCCAGGTGAGGTAGGCGGCAAAACTCACCCAGAGGAGGTACGGCAGGAGGAGCCAGGCGGCCGTTTTCGAGACGCGGGCCGAGAGGACGATGGTGGCGAGGACCGCACCCCAGAGGAGAATGATCTCAAGAAACCCGAGAAGGGGCGACTGCAGGCCGAAGAAGAGGACCGACCAGAGGACGTTGAGCGCGAGCTGCACCCCGAAGGCGAGGAGGGCAGCCCTGACCTCGGGCCGCTCCGTCCCCTCCCGCCAGACGAGAAAGAGCGAGATACCCATCAGGATGAAAAGGATCGTCCAGACAGGGCCGAAGACCCAGGCAGGCGGGTTCAACGGGGACTTCGCGAGCCCGGCGTACCAGCCGGGTATCTGCGGCGCCGTGAAGATCGAACCTGCAAAGCCGGCAAGGAGGGTCAGGGCGACCGAGACGACGAGGCGGACGGGATCGGAGAGGGTGGCCATGAGGGAGGATCGTCATCCCCCTATATGAGTGTTCATCAGAGGGGGAGACCGAGGATGGAGAAGACCCCGATCATCCGCAGGCCGATATAGGTGGTGAGCACGACAAACACGCCCTTCAGGAGCCGCACTGGCATGCGGTGGGAGATGAGGGCCCCCACCTGCGCCGCCGGGATGCTCGCCGCGGCCAGCACTGCGGCCTGGAAGAAGTCCGCGTAGCCGACAGCAAGGGGCGGGAGGCCGGCGACTCCCTGCCCGAGGACCATGTACGTGACAAGACCGCCGCTGGCGGCTGCGAGCATCACGACCGTCGAGGTCGCGACGGCGCGGTGCATCGGGAAGCGGAGAACCACGGTGAGGATCGGAACCAGGATGACGCCACCGCCGATGCCTGCAAGGCCGGAGACCAGGCCGACCGGGACGCCCCAGAGGAGGTACCGCGTCTCCGGGACCGCCGGCACCTCCGCACTCTCCGGAGGGGCGAAGAAGGTGCGTGCCCCGGCGGCGAGGACGACAAGGCCGAAAAAAGTCTCAAGAGGCGCGGCAGGGAGGAGCGTGGCAAGCCATGCGCCGAAGACCGCCGCAGGCAGGGCCGCAGCACCAAGGAGCGCCCCCGCCCGCCAGACGACGGCGCCCTTCCGGTGGTGGCCGACGGCACTGCTCAGGGCGGTGGGGAGGATGACAGCGAGGCTCGTTGCAAAGGCGAGCCTGAGAGCGACCTCGTCCGAGTAGCCTGATGCGGAATATAGCCAGAACTGCACCGGGACCATAATGAAGCCGCCGCCCACGCCAAGCATGCCGGAGAGAAGGCCGGCAGAGACGCCGATCAGCACCAGCACAAGAAGGGGAAGGAGGTC
Encoded here:
- a CDS encoding sulfite exporter TauE/SafE family protein — its product is MIDLLPLLVLVLIGVSAGLLSGMLGVGGGFIMVPVQFWLYSASGYSDEVALRLAFATSLAVILPTALSSAVGHHRKGAVVWRAGALLGAAALPAAVFGAWLATLLPAAPLETFFGLVVLAAGARTFFAPPESAEVPAVPETRYLLWGVPVGLVSGLAGIGGGVILVPILTVVLRFPMHRAVATSTVVMLAAASGGLVTYMVLGQGVAGLPPLAVGYADFFQAAVLAAASIPAAQVGALISHRMPVRLLKGVFVVLTTYIGLRMIGVFSILGLPL
- a CDS encoding TspO/MBR family protein, whose protein sequence is MATLSDPVRLVVSVALTLLAGFAGSIFTAPQIPGWYAGLAKSPLNPPAWVFGPVWTILFILMGISLFLVWREGTERPEVRAALLAFGVQLALNVLWSVLFFGLQSPLLGFLEIILLWGAVLATIVLSARVSKTAAWLLLPYLLWVSFAAYLTWAVWTLNP